A genomic window from Gossypium hirsutum isolate 1008001.06 chromosome D10, Gossypium_hirsutum_v2.1, whole genome shotgun sequence includes:
- the LOC107913842 gene encoding histone H3.2 — MARTKQTARKSTGGKAPRKQLATKAARKSAPATGGVKKPHRFRPGTVALREIRKYQKSTELLIRKLPFQRLVREIAQDFKTDLRFQSSAVAALQEAAEAYLVGLFEDTNLCAIHAKRVTIMPKDIQLARRIRGERA; from the coding sequence ATGGCTCGTACAAAGCAAACTGCTAGGAAATCAACCGGCGGCAAGGCTCCCCGTAAGCAGCTAGCCACGAAGGCTGCCCGGAAGTCAGCTCCGGCGACCGGAGGAGTGAAGAAGCCTCACCGTTTCAGGCCAGGAACTGTAGCTCTTAGGGAAATCAGGAAGTACCAGAAGAGCACCGAACTCTTGATCCGAAAGCTTCCGTTCCAGAGGCTTGTGAGAGAAATTGCTCAAGATTTCAAGACGGATTTGAGGTTCCAAAGCAGTGCCGTCGCCGCTCTTCAAGAGGCTGCCGAAGCTTATCTCGTCGGACTGTTCGAGGATACTAATCTGTGTGCTATTCATGCTAAGAGGGTTACAATCATGCCTAAAGATATCCAGCTTGCTAGGAGGATTAGAGGAGAGAGAGCTTAG